The window CCATGCCGGAATGCCAGAACTGTGGCTCGTTCGTGACGAGAGCGTACGCGCGGGTGTTCACACCCGAGGAGGTCGAGGAGCCACGAGTCTGTCCGAACTGCGAGGATATGGTCCGCGACGGTGCCGACGTGCGGCAAGCCCGCTCTCCGAGAAACACCTGACCGACACTCGCCCCGTGAGAGCCGCTCAGGACGCGACGACGTACCGGTCGCGGTCCTGCCCGACGAGTCCGCGCCCGCGAAGCGTCTTCAGGATGCTGAACAGCGTGATCTTCTTCATCGACAGTCCGTCCTGCAGTTCGGTGACGGTCGCCCCGTCGTGCGTCGAGAGGTAGAGATAGACGAGTTTCGCCCGTGGCGATTCGAGACCGTCGGGAACCGCAGTCTGGTGTGTCCGTCGTGCCTGTTGCATTGTCGTACTGGACACCAACTGTTCGACGATAATAAAACCCGTCTACAACAGTCGTCGAAATACTCGCAATCGAGTAAACCTCTAAACAGACGGTCGCTGGCGGGGAAATCGCCCCCGCCGGGCGTCGCCAGTCGACGTGAGAGTCGACCCCGAGCGCGGCCGATTTTCGACCGTCGTCGTGATCGGGGATCGACACGGTGTCGTCCCCGACGCTCGCTGCGAGTCCTCGTCGACGAGTGGCGTCGAGCGTGAGTGGAAGGGGCGGGAGTCGAACCACGCGAAGCCAGAAAGTACCACCGCGCACGGACGGCGGTGCTGCTCTACCACTGAGCCACCCTTCCACTCGTCGCTACGCGAGCGACGAGCAAATAATCGTTGGTTGTCTCCGACCCGGTCCAGGGCGTCGCCGGCTCTGTCGGGGCCTCGGGGCGGCGAGAGCTGTGCTACAGACCGGCGACGACCCACCCGGCGAACTGCGCACCGGCGAGTAGGACCATCCCGGCGACCGTCGGAAACGGCGACCGACGCCGGGTGTACGCCAGGAGGCCCCACAGCAGGAACGGGGCGGCGAGCAGACTCGCCCAGCAGACGACCGCCGGCACCGGCCCGCCGTGGACCGCCGCCATCGACACCCCACCCGCGAGGAGTCCGCCGGCGTAGAGCCACCGGAGTCGACCGGCCGACAGGCGGGTCGCCAGCGTCGCCTTCCCGACCGCCGCGTCGGCCGCGCGGTCGGGCCAGGTCGTCGCCAGCAGGTTGACGAAGACCACACAGCCGAACGGGAGAAACGCCAGCACCGACGCGACCGTCACCTCGCCCGCGACCGCCACGCCGTACACCGGCAGGAGCACACCGCCGAGCAGGGCGTTGTCGAGTTCGCCCCAGCCGTGCCACGCAAGCGCCAGCGGCGGGAGCGAGTACTGCCAGCCGAGGACGGCGATCAGTGCGAGGAGGCCGAGCGCCTTCGCGTCCGGCACGGTCGTGACGCGGCCGGTCGCCCAGAGTTCGATCCCTGCGACGACTCCCACCGCCACGGCGGCGAGCACGAGGGCGGCGACGGCCGCCCGCAGTGCGAGTCGTCGTGGGAGGCCGGTCCGCACGAGTGCGCCGCTCCCGCCGGAGAAGGGTGTCCGGGTCGTCAGGTGGTCGGTCTCGTAGTCGGCGTACTCGTTCGCGTAGTGGACGCTGACGGCGACCGGCGAGAAGAGGAGGAACCCGACGAGGGCGGAGAGGGGGTCGAGGGTCGCCCCCGCGACCACCGCGACGAGCACGCCGGTCGCGTACAGCAGCACCATCAGCAGTAGCTGGTCGGGGCGGCTCATCTCGATCAGCGCGCGGAGAACGGTCAGCGAGTCGTGATCTGCGCCGGGGCGGGAGGAGTCGGGCACAGAGCGGTCGGAAGCGTCGGGCACAGAGCGGCGGGGGGAGTCGGCCACGAACCGGGGGACTCAGTAGCTCCGGACCTTCGGTTCGTAGGTCTTCCCCTCGCCTTCGAGGATGACCGGCCGGAACCAGAGCTCCGGTTCGCCGTCGTTCCACGACAGCATCGTGTGTTTGAGCCACGAGTCGTCCTTCCGCTCCTGGTGCTCCTTCCGCCAGTGGGCACCGCGGAACTCGTCGCGGGCCAGTGCGCCGAGGGTGATGGCCTCCGCGAGGTCGAGGATGTTCCGCGTCTCGATGGTGTGGATCAGGTCGGTGTTGAACGTCCGCGAGGGGTCGGAGACGCCGACCTCCTGGTAGCGCTCCCGGGCCTCCCGGATGTCGCGGAGCGCCTCCTTCAGGCCCCCCTCCTCGCGGAAGACGTTCACGTACCGTGTCATCGACTGCTGGACGTCCGACCGGATCTCGGAGTGGTTGACGCCGTCGGTGTTCAGCAGGCGGTCGACGCGGGCACGCTCGCGGTCCAGCGCGCGCTGGACGATCTCCTCGCCCGTGGCGGCGACCGCACCGCCGTCCGCCGCTTTCTCGCCGCCGTCGGCGACCGCGTCGCCGGACGGACTCCCGAGGCCGACCTCGCCGGGCGAGACCGGCGTGTCGACTTCGCCGACCTCGTACTCGCCGCGCTTGCCGGTCTCGATCTTCGCCTCGCCCAGGTCGCGCCCGGCGGCGTGGTGGCCGGCGCGCGCGCCGAAGACGATCAGTTCCGGCAGGGCGTTGCCGCCGAGGCGGTTCGAGCCGTGAACCGACGCGCAGGCACACTCGCCGGCGGCGTACAGCCCCGAGACGCAGGTCTCGCCGTTCTCGTCGGTCTCGACGCCGCCCATCGCGTAGTGCTGGCCGGGCTTGACCGGCATCGGCGCTTCGAGGGGATCGACGCCCTCGAAGTCCTCCGAGAGGTGGACGATGTTCTCCAGGCGGTCGACGATGCGCTCCTCGCCGAGGTGGCGCATGTCGAGGTGGACGTACTCGTCCTCGATCCCTCTGCCCTCGTTGACCTCGGTCAACTCGGCGCGGGAGACCACGTCACGCGAGGCGAGTTCGCCGGCGTTGTTCGCGTAGCCGTGTTCGAACATGAACCGCTCGCCCTCGCTGTTGTAGAGGATGCCGCCCTCTCCGCGCACACCCTCGGTGATGAGCACGCCGGTCGAGGGGAGCGTCGTCGGGTGGAACTGGATGAACTCCATGTCCTCGATGGGGACGCCGGCGCGGTAGGCCATCGCCACGCCGTCGCCGGTGTTGGCGACCGCGTTCGTCGTGTGGTCGTACACCTGGCCCAGACCGCCGGTCGCCAGCACGACACCCTTCCGGGCGCGGAAGCCCTCGACCTCGCCGGACTGGATGTCGTAGGCGACGACGCCGTGACAGGTGCGCTCCTCCGGGTTCTCCTCGTCGGAGACCGCGAGGTTGGAGACGTACCACTCGTCGTACACCTCGATGCCGCGCTTCACCAACTGCTCGTACATCGTGTGGAGCAGTTGGTGGCCGGTCTCGGCACCGGCGTAGGTGGTTCGCGGGAACGACAGACCGCCGAACGGACGCTGGCTCACCCGGCCGTCGTCGTCGCGCGAGAACGCCATCCCCCAGTGTTCGAGTTGGATGACCTCCTCGGGGCTGTCCTGTGCGAGCGTCTCGATGGCCGGGGCGTCGCCGAGGTAGTCCGACCCCTTCATCGTGTCGTAGGCGTGCGACTCCCAGGAGTCGCCCTCCCGGAGCGCGGCGTTGATGCCACCCTCCGCCGCTCCGGTGTGTGACCGGACCGGGTGGAGCTTCGAGACGATGGCCACGTCCGCACCCTCTTCCTGTGCCGCGATTGCGGCTCTGAGGCCAGCGCCCCCCGCGCCGACCACGATGACGTCGTGTTCGTACATGATAGACTGGTTCTATCCGTGGTTAGGACTGGGGGTACTTGAGACTCACCCTCTTTCGTGTCGGGTCCTTTGCCAGGACGGACACCGGAACGACAAATCGAGTCGGATGTCGGCGACGGTGCCGACCTACCAGAACTTCAGATTGTTCTTCACCGCTTCCCGCTTCAGTTCCTGGATGTGCTCGGTCAGCGGGATGTCCTTCGGACAGACCTCGGTACAGGAGAACTGCGTCTGACAGCGCCAGACCCCGTTCTCGCGCTCGATGATCTCCAGTCGGTGTTGTTTCATCTCTTCGCCCTCGCGTTCGTCCATGGCGAAGCGGTAGGCCTTGTTGATGGCCGCCGGGCCGAGGTAGTCGTTGTTGCCGGCCGCGATGTTACACGAGGACATGCACGCGCCACACCAGATACACCGGGTGGACATCTTCACCTTCTCGCGGTTCTCCCGCGTCTGGCGCTGTTCTTCGAGTTCACCCTCAGGCAGGTCGTTCGTCTGGAAGTACGGCTCGACCGCCTCCATCTGGTCGTAGAAGTGCTCCATGTCCACGACGAGGTCCTTCACGACCTCGGCGTGCGGGAGCGGTTCCACGCGGACCGGTTCCGAGAGGTCCGACAACTGCGTCTTACAGCAGAGTTTCTGGCTGCCGTTGACGAACATCGCGTCCGAGCCACAGATCGCCTGCCGGCAGGAGTGCCGGAAGGTGAGCGAGGAGTCGTACTCGTCGCGGGCGTAGATGAGCGCGTCCAGCACGGTCATCCCCTGCTTGTAGGGGACGTGGAAGTCGTCGAACCGGGGTTCCTGTTTCCCCTCCACTTCGGGGTCGTAGCGGAACACCTTCAGGTGGTAGCTGTCCTCGGCGAGTTTCGCGGCCTCCTCCTTCTGCGACTGCTCTTCCGCCTCGGCGGCCTCGCGCTCTCGGCGCTCGCGCTTCTTCTGGTCGCGCTTCTGCTTGCCCTGCGAGACGGGCTTCGTCTCCGGTTCCGATTCGGTCTGCTCTTTCGACTCGGGTACTTGCGTGCTCATGTTAGAAGGTCGGCAGTCCGGCCCAGGCGTTCGCGGTGCGGATCCCCTGCACGATCAGCAGGGCGCTGGCGGCGACCAGCACCCACTTGATCGCGGTCTTGCGCTGGCCCGACAGGCCCTGGTTGATCAGTGCGTTGTAGACGCCGTTGACGCCGTGGAACGTCGCGGTGACGAGGAACAGCACCATCAGCGAGTAGTAGCTCAGCGTCTCCATCCGGCCTGCACTCATGGCGAACGTCACGTCCGCCGCGTGGTGGACGAAGTGCAGGAGGAAGAAGTGGAACGCGAGCACGACGACGAGGAACGCCGCCGTGATGCGCTGCCAGAGCCACCGCCGCCCGCCGGTCTCGAACGAGGAGTAGCGTTCCGCCATCAGAGGCTCACCCCGGCGAGGAACGTCGGGACACTGGCGACGACGATCGCACCCGTCAACACCAGCGAGGCGTAGAAGCTCTTGTCCTGCGATTCGAGGCCGATACCGAGGTCCACGAGCAGGAGGCGAAGTCCGTTCAGGATGTGGAACATCGCCACCGCGAGTAGACCGACTTCGAGGATGCGGACGATCAGCAGGCTCTCGAGCGTGCTGATCGTCGCGGTGTAGGCGTCCCCGCCCGACAGCGCGGTCGAGAGGACGGCGATGTGGGTGAACAGATAGCCCACGAGCACCCAGCCGGTGAACTTGTGGAAGATCCACGCCCACATGCCGGCCGAGAACTCCCGCCAGCGTCCGAAGTCCTCGACCAGCCCACGGTTGTAAGACTGACTCATACGGCACGTTCCGGACCGGGGTGGTATAGAAGTTACGTGTGTCAGCGAACGGGACGCCGACTCCCGGCGATTCTCTCCGATTCGTCGGGTGTGACGCGACCCTCCGCCTCGCTCAGACGCCGCCGTCCGACTGCGGCGACTGCTGACGCTCGACCACGCGCCGGACGCGCTCGTCGAGTTCGACGAGGTGACACAGCGGGTTGCCGGGGTAGACGACCGGATTCTCCAGCACACCGACGAGCAGGCCCGTGAAGGGTGCCTCGACCGTGACGTTGTCGTCCTTGAAGGGGTTCGTCAGCGTGCAGATGCGGTCGCCGGCCTCGACCAGCGAGCCGACGTCGTGGTGCATGTCGACGATACCGCCCGCGTCGGCGCGAATCCACGTCTTCTCCTGATCGTCGGTGATGATCGTCCGCCAACCGGGCCACCGAACCGTGGGTGTCTCTTGGAGTCCGTACTCGGCGAAGACGCTCTCTACGCCCGCGAGTGCCTCGTCGATCAGTTCCCGCTGGAACCGGTGGGCCTCACCCATCTCGATGGTGATGGTCGGTGTCCCGCGTCGAGTCGCCTCGCCGCGCAGGGTGCCGTCCGGGCCGGCGCCGTCGAGGATGATGTTCGTCCCGAACGCCTGTGCGAGACGAGCCACCTCGGGGTCGCTCATGTCGGCGCGAACGTGGAGCGTGTTCGTTCGGCCGCGCGTGGAGGTGTGGAAGTCCAGCCCGAAGTCGCAGGGTTCGACGAAGTTGTGGAAGATGCGGTAGGCCATCCGCTTCGCGCTGGTGGAGGTCTCGTGCCCGGGGAACGATCGGTTCAGGTCGCGGTCGTAGATCGGCAGGTAGCGCTGTTGGGCGAGGAAGCCGGGGACGTTCAACACCGGCATACAGACCAGCGTGCCGGCGAGGTCGTCCAGGTTCCACTCGTGGGCTACCTCGCGGACCACCTCGATGCCGTTCAGTTCGTCGCCGTGGGCGGCCGCCGAGAGGAAGACGGTCGGTCCCTCCCGTGCCCCGTTGATGATCGTCACGGGGATGCGGACCGGATCACCGAGATACGTCTCGCTGATCCCGTACCGGATGTTCTGCGTCTCGCCCGGATCGACCTTCCCCCCGTTGTAGGTGAAGGTCGCGTCGTCGGCCATGAGCGACGTTCCGGGGCGACGGTATTTAAATGGCCCACCGACGGGGCGAGCCTCTCAGCGAGGCGAAGTGTTCGGCGAGCCGGAGGATTCGACGACCCGAGACTTCGGAAACCGGCATACCTTTCAAAATCGTCCGTGAAGCCTCGAACAGGAATGTCTGGAGACGAGCCGGTGCGAGTCGGGGTGTTGAGCCTACACAACAGCAAAGAGACGAAAGCGATCCTGAACGCGGTCGAGGACCTCGGTCACGAACCGGTCTGGCTCCGCCGGGAGAACACGGCCATCAGCGTCGAAGACTCGGAGTTGACCGTCGAACCAGAGGTCGACATCATCGCCAACCGCCTCCTGCTGTCGAACACCGAGGAACCGGCCGAACTGCTCGGCCTCGCGACGACGTTCAACCGCATCCGGCCGATGATGAACGAACCGGACGCCGTCCTGACGGCCATCCACAAGTTCGCCACGGCCGCGACGCTGGCGAACTGGAACATCCAGGTACCCGACGCACTCCTCGCGCTCTCGAACGAGCGACTGAACCAGGGGAGAGAACGCTTCGGCGACGTCGGCGTCTACAAGACCGCCATCGGGACCCACGGCGGCGGGACGTGGAAGGTGGACCTCACCGAACCCGTGAACCCGAAGGTCGGCAACCGGCAGGCCTTCTTGCAGGATCTCATCGAACGCGACTCCTCGAAACACCGCGACCTGCGCGTCTACATCGTCGACGGCGAGATCATCGGCGCGATGTACCGCTACGCGCCCGAGGGCGACTGGCGGACGAACGTCGCACTCGGCGGTGCAGTCGACGACGCGACCGACGAGATGCCCGAGGAGGCCTCCGAGACCGCACTCTACGCCGCCGACGTGATGGGCCTCGACTACGCGGGAGTGGACCTCGTGGAGGGCGAGGACGGCTGGTTCGTCCTCGAAGTCAACCCGACCGCCGGGTTCAAGGGGCTCTACGAAGCGACGGGGACGAGTCCCGCGCCGTACATCGCCAAGGCCGCCATCGAACGCGTCGAGGGCGAGGTCGACCAAGACCGCGTCGAGGCACTCGCCAACTCGCTGGACGACTCCACCCCGTCCTGCAAGCCGCGCATCGACCGCCCGGAACGCGAGGACGCGCCCATCGTCGGCTACATCGAGGACGTGGTGGTCTCCGGTACCAGCGGCTCAGAACAGGTGTACGCGAAATCCGACACCGGCGCGACCCGGACGAGCATCGACACGAGTCTCGCCGCAGAGATCGGTGCCGGGCCGATCAAGAGCATGACCCGCGTCAAGTCCGGGAGCGTCAAGGGCGGGAAGGCCCGACCGGTCGTGGACCTCGTGATCGGCATCGGCGGCGACCAGCACACTGTCACCGCGAGCGTCGAGGACCGCGGCCACATGGAGTACCCCCTGCTGCTCGGTCGGGACATCCTCGAACACTACCGCGTCGACGTCCGTCGGAAGGCCGACTCGGACACGCGAAACCCCGACAAGGAAGGCGAGATGCTCGAAGAGGAGTAGGCCGACACTCCGCCGAGCCAGTCACTGCTTCGATACGAGGACTTTTCTGTGATACCGGGACCACCGACGCCGTGTCCTGACCGGTCGACGTGTAGCGCCCTGCGGTCGTGCGACACACCGCTACACGACCCCGCGTGTCGCCTGTTCGCTACAGTGACCGGTCCGCCCCTCAGTCGTCGGTCAGCCGCCACAGGTAGCGACTCGCGTAGCTCCGGTACGGTGCCCACGCCGCACTCCGGTCGACCATCTCGTCCCGGGAGATGTCGCCGTACAGTTCCCGCATCCCCTTCCTGATACCGAGGTCGCCGACCGGGAAGACGTCCGCTCGACCGAGCGAGAACATGAGTTGCATCTCCGCGGTCCACTGCCCGACGCCGGTGATCTCGGTCAACTCCGCCACGACCGCGTCGTCGTCCATCTCCGCGAAGTACGTCTGCGAGTAGCCGTGCTCCCGAAACGCCTCGGCGACGTTCCTGACGTAGCGGACCTTCTGTCCCGACAGACCGGCGTCCCGGAGGACCGACTCGTCGGCCGCGAGAACTCCCTCGGGCGTCACCTCGACCGCGTCGAACAGTCGCTCCTCGATGGCCCGCGCCGAAGCCGTCGACACCTGCTGGCTGACGATGGAGGTGACGAATCGCTGGAAGAAGTCGTCGGCCGGTTCGACCGTCAGTTCGCCGTGTGTCTCGACGAGTGGTGCGAGGTCTGTCGTCCGGAGGAAGTCGTGTGCGTCGGCCACGTCTCTCGGCACGCGCCGTCGGCGTATCAGCGTTCTGGGTG of the Salinirubrum litoreum genome contains:
- a CDS encoding helix-turn-helix domain-containing protein, with protein sequence MQQARRTHQTAVPDGLESPRAKLVYLYLSTHDGATVTELQDGLSMKKITLFSILKTLRGRGLVGQDRDRYVVAS
- a CDS encoding succinate dehydrogenase/fumarate reductase iron-sulfur subunit translates to MSTQVPESKEQTESEPETKPVSQGKQKRDQKKRERREREAAEAEEQSQKEEAAKLAEDSYHLKVFRYDPEVEGKQEPRFDDFHVPYKQGMTVLDALIYARDEYDSSLTFRHSCRQAICGSDAMFVNGSQKLCCKTQLSDLSEPVRVEPLPHAEVVKDLVVDMEHFYDQMEAVEPYFQTNDLPEGELEEQRQTRENREKVKMSTRCIWCGACMSSCNIAAGNNDYLGPAAINKAYRFAMDEREGEEMKQHRLEIIERENGVWRCQTQFSCTEVCPKDIPLTEHIQELKREAVKNNLKFW
- the sdhC gene encoding succinate dehydrogenase, cytochrome b556 subunit produces the protein MSQSYNRGLVEDFGRWREFSAGMWAWIFHKFTGWVLVGYLFTHIAVLSTALSGGDAYTATISTLESLLIVRILEVGLLAVAMFHILNGLRLLLVDLGIGLESQDKSFYASLVLTGAIVVASVPTFLAGVSL
- a CDS encoding succinate dehydrogenase hydrophobic membrane anchor subunit, which encodes MAERYSSFETGGRRWLWQRITAAFLVVVLAFHFFLLHFVHHAADVTFAMSAGRMETLSYYSLMVLFLVTATFHGVNGVYNALINQGLSGQRKTAIKWVLVAASALLIVQGIRTANAWAGLPTF
- a CDS encoding DNA-3-methyladenine glycosylase family protein, whose amino-acid sequence is MADAHDFLRTTDLAPLVETHGELTVEPADDFFQRFVTSIVSQQVSTASARAIEERLFDAVEVTPEGVLAADESVLRDAGLSGQKVRYVRNVAEAFREHGYSQTYFAEMDDDAVVAELTEITGVGQWTAEMQLMFSLGRADVFPVGDLGIRKGMRELYGDISRDEMVDRSAAWAPYRSYASRYLWRLTDD
- a CDS encoding prenyltransferase, which translates into the protein MPDSSRPGADHDSLTVLRALIEMSRPDQLLLMVLLYATGVLVAVVAGATLDPLSALVGFLLFSPVAVSVHYANEYADYETDHLTTRTPFSGGSGALVRTGLPRRLALRAAVAALVLAAVAVGVVAGIELWATGRVTTVPDAKALGLLALIAVLGWQYSLPPLALAWHGWGELDNALLGGVLLPVYGVAVAGEVTVASVLAFLPFGCVVFVNLLATTWPDRAADAAVGKATLATRLSAGRLRWLYAGGLLAGGVSMAAVHGGPVPAVVCWASLLAAPFLLWGLLAYTRRRSPFPTVAGMVLLAGAQFAGWVVAGL
- a CDS encoding FAD-binding protein, yielding MYEHDVIVVGAGGAGLRAAIAAQEEGADVAIVSKLHPVRSHTGAAEGGINAALREGDSWESHAYDTMKGSDYLGDAPAIETLAQDSPEEVIQLEHWGMAFSRDDDGRVSQRPFGGLSFPRTTYAGAETGHQLLHTMYEQLVKRGIEVYDEWYVSNLAVSDEENPEERTCHGVVAYDIQSGEVEGFRARKGVVLATGGLGQVYDHTTNAVANTGDGVAMAYRAGVPIEDMEFIQFHPTTLPSTGVLITEGVRGEGGILYNSEGERFMFEHGYANNAGELASRDVVSRAELTEVNEGRGIEDEYVHLDMRHLGEERIVDRLENIVHLSEDFEGVDPLEAPMPVKPGQHYAMGGVETDENGETCVSGLYAAGECACASVHGSNRLGGNALPELIVFGARAGHHAAGRDLGEAKIETGKRGEYEVGEVDTPVSPGEVGLGSPSGDAVADGGEKAADGGAVAATGEEIVQRALDRERARVDRLLNTDGVNHSEIRSDVQQSMTRYVNVFREEGGLKEALRDIREARERYQEVGVSDPSRTFNTDLIHTIETRNILDLAEAITLGALARDEFRGAHWRKEHQERKDDSWLKHTMLSWNDGEPELWFRPVILEGEGKTYEPKVRSY
- a CDS encoding succinylglutamate desuccinylase/aspartoacylase family protein, whose translation is MADDATFTYNGGKVDPGETQNIRYGISETYLGDPVRIPVTIINGAREGPTVFLSAAAHGDELNGIEVVREVAHEWNLDDLAGTLVCMPVLNVPGFLAQQRYLPIYDRDLNRSFPGHETSTSAKRMAYRIFHNFVEPCDFGLDFHTSTRGRTNTLHVRADMSDPEVARLAQAFGTNIILDGAGPDGTLRGEATRRGTPTITIEMGEAHRFQRELIDEALAGVESVFAEYGLQETPTVRWPGWRTIITDDQEKTWIRADAGGIVDMHHDVGSLVEAGDRICTLTNPFKDDNVTVEAPFTGLLVGVLENPVVYPGNPLCHLVELDERVRRVVERQQSPQSDGGV
- a CDS encoding RimK/LysX family protein, which encodes MSGDEPVRVGVLSLHNSKETKAILNAVEDLGHEPVWLRRENTAISVEDSELTVEPEVDIIANRLLLSNTEEPAELLGLATTFNRIRPMMNEPDAVLTAIHKFATAATLANWNIQVPDALLALSNERLNQGRERFGDVGVYKTAIGTHGGGTWKVDLTEPVNPKVGNRQAFLQDLIERDSSKHRDLRVYIVDGEIIGAMYRYAPEGDWRTNVALGGAVDDATDEMPEEASETALYAADVMGLDYAGVDLVEGEDGWFVLEVNPTAGFKGLYEATGTSPAPYIAKAAIERVEGEVDQDRVEALANSLDDSTPSCKPRIDRPEREDAPIVGYIEDVVVSGTSGSEQVYAKSDTGATRTSIDTSLAAEIGAGPIKSMTRVKSGSVKGGKARPVVDLVIGIGGDQHTVTASVEDRGHMEYPLLLGRDILEHYRVDVRRKADSDTRNPDKEGEMLEEE
- a CDS encoding DUF7563 family protein, translating into MPECQNCGSFVTRAYARVFTPEEVEEPRVCPNCEDMVRDGADVRQARSPRNT